The proteins below come from a single Conger conger chromosome 10, fConCon1.1, whole genome shotgun sequence genomic window:
- the LOC133138230 gene encoding rho-related GTP-binding protein RhoA-C-like, whose product MAAIRKKLVIVGDGACGKTCLLIVFSKDQFPEVYVPTVFENYVADIEVDCKQVELALWDTAGQEDYDRLRPLSYPDTDVILMCFSIDSPDSLENIPEKWTPEVKHFCPNVPIILVGNKKDLRNDEHTRRELAKMKQEPVKQEEGREMSNRINAFGYLECSAKTKDGVREVFEMATRAALQAKKRCKKNPCLLL is encoded by the exons ATGGCTGCCATCCGTAAGAAGCTGGTGATCGTGGGGGATGGCGCATGTGGGAAGACGTGTCTGCTCATCGTGTTCAGTAAAGACCAGTTTCCTGAGGTCTACGTACCCACAGTGTTCGAGAACTATGTCGCAGATATTGAGGTCGACTGCAAGCAG GTGGAGCTGGCACTGTGGGACACAGCTGGGCAGGAGGACTATGACAGGCTCCGCCCCTTATCTTATCCCGATACTGACGTCATCCTGATGTGCTTCTCTATAGACAGTCCTGACAGTTTGG AAAACATTCCTGAGAAGTGGACACCAGAGGTAAAGCACTTCTGCCCCAATGTTCCCATAATCCTTGTGGGCAACAAGAAGGACCTACGCAACGATGAGCACACACGCCGGGAGCTGGCCAAGATGAAGCAG GAGCCCGTGAAGCAAGAGGAGGGGCGGGAGATGTCCAACCGAATCAATGCCTTCGGCTACCTGGAGTGCTCGGCCAAAACCAAGGATGGAGTGCGGGAGGTGTTTGAGATGGCCACCCGGGCAGCGTTGCAGGCCAAGAAGCGCTGCAAGAAGAATCCCTGCCTCCTGCTatag